A region of Vitis vinifera cultivar Pinot Noir 40024 chromosome 13, ASM3070453v1 DNA encodes the following proteins:
- the LOC100265450 gene encoding uncharacterized protein LOC100265450, whose product MAVFKMSFMTLAFFIGAGILFSLNNVDSDQVCKGDFGSLVEQCLQYVQKPGPKTPPSEGCCNAINTVDIPCVCQHLPPVVGDIVSLEKVAFVLRACGKPLEPGTKCGNYTVPPAV is encoded by the exons ATGGCAGTTTTCAAAATGAGTTTCATGACTCTGGCTTTCTTCATAGGGGCCGGAATCTTATTTTCCCTTAACAATGTTGATTCCGACCAAGTTTGCAAAGGAGACTTTGGGAGTCTGGTAGAACAATGCTTGCAATATGTTCAAAAGCCCGGTCCGAAAACTCCACCCTCTGAGGGATGCTGCAACGCTATCAACACAGTGGACATTCCATGCGTCTGCCAGCACCTGCCTCCAGTCGTCGGCGACATTGTCAGCCTGGAGAAAGTAGCTTTTGTCTTGCGAGCCTGTGGCAAACCTCTTGAGCCTGGAACCAAATGTGGAA ATTACACCGTGCCACCAGCAGTTTGA